The segment GCGGGCGATGCTGCCGGCCATCATCAGCCAGCTCGTGGTCGCCCTGAAGGACACCTCACTCGGCTATCTCATCACCTACGAGGAGTTCCTCCACGCGGGCAAGCTGATCGCCTCCAACCTCGACTACGATCTGCCGTTCATCCCGGTCGTGATGGTGATCGCGCCGATCTACATCGGACTGTGCATGCTGCTGTCCTGGTTCGCCAACTGGGTGGCCAAACGGCAGCGCCGCAGCCCGAAGACCGAGGGCGCGACGGTCGCCCCGGCCGAACCGGGGACGCTGCTGCCCGGGGGGCCGCCGGGAACCTGACCGCCGGGACGGTGGCTCCCGGGCAGTGCTCCCCCTCTCCGGTACGACCCCGGCGGCAGCCGGTGATCACTCCTCGTCCGGCGGCCGCGGCAGGTACGCCGTGTGTGCCGTCCGCCTGGACGAGGAGAAGGTCAGCCGCCGCCGGGGCCGGCCGGAAGGGGACCTCCCGGCCCGGAGAAGGACCGGAGAGAGGCCAGGAGCAGGCCCCGTCCCGGAGCGGCGGTGCCCGTGCCGAACGGGCGGTCGGCACGGGCACCGCTCCCCACGACACCCCGCGGGAGGTGCTGCGGCGCCCGGTGGTTTCCGCCGCCGGAGCACCCGGCACGGGACCGGCGGTCCTGACGGCGCCCCGGCACGGCCGCTAGGTTGTGCGGACTGGTGTCGACTGGAGGTTCGTTCGGATGCGTCGCTCGACCGCACGGAACATCGCACTCCTGGCCGCCGCCGCGGCCGTCGTCTCGCTCGGCGCGGCCGCCCCGCCCGCCGACTCCCCGCCCCGGCCCGGCGGTTCGTCCGGCGGCCCCCCGGCCGGGCCCCCCGTCAAGACACCGGTCGCGGCCGGTTACGGCGGCGCGGTCGCCAGCGTCGACGCCGACGCCTCCGCCGCCGGGATAGAAGTCCTGCGCGGCGGCGGCAACGCCGTCGACGCGGCCGTCGCCACCGCCGCCGCACTCGGCGTCACCGAGCCCTATTCGGCGGGCATCGGCGGCGGTGGCTACTTCGTCTACTACGACGCGCGCACCCGTACCGTCCACACCGTCGACGGCCGTGAGACCGCACCCCGTTCGGCCGACGCCGCCCTCTTCCTGGAGAACGGCCGGCCCATCCCCTTCGACCAGGGCCAGACCAGTGGACTGGGCGTCGGCACCCCCGGCACCCCCGCCACCTGGGAGACCGTCCTGCGCTCCTGGGGCAGCCGCTCCCTGGCGAAACTGCTCAAGCCCGCCGAGAGACTGGCCCGGCACGGATTCACCGTGGACCCGACCTTCCGGGCCCAGACCGAGGCCAACCAGGCGCGGTTCGCCGACTTCCCCGCCACCGCCGAACTGTTCCTGCCCGGCGGGGCGCTGCCCGTCACCGGCTCCACCTTCAAGAACCCCGATCTCGCCCGTACCTACCGGCAACTCGCCCGGGAGGGCGTACGGGCGATGTACCGCGGCGATATCGCCGAGGACATCGTCGACACCGTCCGCACACCCCCGGTCGCGTCCGGTGCCACCCGGATCGTCCGCCCCGGCGATCTGACGGCCGGTGACCTCCGGGCGTACGAGACGGTCCGCCGCGCCCCGACGAAGGTCTCCTACCGGGGACTCGACGTCTACGGAATGGCCCCCTCCTCCTCCGGCGGCACCACCGTCGGCCAGGCGCTGAACATGCTGGAGCGGACCGATCTGTCGAAGGCGTCCCCGGCCGCGTATCTGCACCGCTTCATCGAGACGAGCCGGATCGCGTTCGCGGACCGCGGACGGTGGGTCGGCGACCCGGCGTTCGAGTCGGTGCCGGCCAGGGAACTGCTGTCGCAGCGGTACGCGGACAGCCGGGGCTGCCTGATCAAGGACGATGCCGTACTCACCAGCCCGCTGGCGCCCGGTGACCCGCGCGATCCGGTGCCGTGCGGCGCCACGGGCACGGCCGCGCCGACCACGCACCAGGGCGAGAACACCACCCATCTCACCGTGGCCGACAAATGGGGCAATGTCGTCGCCTACACCCTGACCATCGAGTCCACCGGCGGCAGCGGTATCACCGT is part of the Streptomyces qinzhouensis genome and harbors:
- the ggt gene encoding gamma-glutamyltransferase, which encodes MRRSTARNIALLAAAAAVVSLGAAAPPADSPPRPGGSSGGPPAGPPVKTPVAAGYGGAVASVDADASAAGIEVLRGGGNAVDAAVATAAALGVTEPYSAGIGGGGYFVYYDARTRTVHTVDGRETAPRSADAALFLENGRPIPFDQGQTSGLGVGTPGTPATWETVLRSWGSRSLAKLLKPAERLARHGFTVDPTFRAQTEANQARFADFPATAELFLPGGALPVTGSTFKNPDLARTYRQLAREGVRAMYRGDIAEDIVDTVRTPPVASGATRIVRPGDLTAGDLRAYETVRRAPTKVSYRGLDVYGMAPSSSGGTTVGQALNMLERTDLSKASPAAYLHRFIETSRIAFADRGRWVGDPAFESVPARELLSQRYADSRGCLIKDDAVLTSPLAPGDPRDPVPCGATGTAAPTTHQGENTTHLTVADKWGNVVAYTLTIESTGGSGITVPGRGFLLNNELTDFSFAPANPAVHDPNLPGPRKRPRSSMSPTIVLDGGRPVLALGSPGGATIITTVLQTLTGRLDRGLPLVEAIAAPRASQRNQTTTELEPGLWNSPLRAELERIGHGFRQNPEIGAATGVERLPDGRWLAAAEKTRRGGGSAMVVHPSGRP